From Oceanipulchritudo coccoides, the proteins below share one genomic window:
- the tatC gene encoding twin-arginine translocase subunit TatC yields MTEPDNTPPENWPPAIDQPQPDTVDEAEPEGQMTFLDHLEDLRWTLFKSFIAFGAACILIGIFLAQFSELLRWPYLFAVSGRDIEMSGLINTSILGVFSVIFYLLLGGGFALSLPFMLYFVGQFVSPGLNERELKLLRPACLGAFVLFFLGATFSFFILVPAALRASIIFNQMLGFAPLWTAASYYGLLTWMVLGVGLAFQFPLVLLILVFLEILSKAQLLAFRKYSIVLFLCIGAVVTPTTDPVTFILLAAPMSLLYEIAIVGAGRLERRREDAEEEEID; encoded by the coding sequence ATGACCGAACCGGATAACACACCCCCCGAAAACTGGCCTCCAGCAATCGATCAACCACAGCCCGACACGGTGGATGAAGCGGAACCTGAGGGCCAAATGACCTTTCTCGACCACCTCGAGGACCTGCGCTGGACGCTCTTCAAGAGTTTTATCGCATTTGGGGCTGCCTGTATCCTGATCGGGATCTTCCTTGCCCAGTTTTCAGAACTGCTCCGCTGGCCCTACCTGTTTGCGGTGAGCGGCCGCGATATTGAGATGAGCGGACTGATCAACACCTCTATTCTTGGGGTTTTCTCGGTCATTTTCTACCTGCTCCTGGGGGGAGGATTTGCCCTTTCCCTGCCCTTCATGCTCTATTTTGTCGGCCAGTTTGTCTCCCCTGGCCTGAACGAGCGCGAGCTCAAGCTGCTCCGTCCGGCTTGCCTGGGGGCCTTCGTGTTGTTTTTTCTCGGGGCCACCTTCAGCTTTTTCATTCTCGTCCCGGCAGCCTTGCGGGCCTCCATCATCTTCAACCAGATGCTGGGATTTGCCCCGCTCTGGACCGCCGCCAGCTATTACGGGCTGCTCACATGGATGGTTCTCGGCGTTGGACTGGCTTTCCAGTTTCCGCTGGTCCTCTTGATCCTGGTTTTCCTGGAAATCCTTTCAAAGGCCCAGTTGCTGGCCTTTCGAAAGTACTCAATTGTCCTTTTTCTCTGTATCGGGGCGGTTGTCACGCCCACCACGGATCCCGTCACCTTCATCCTGCTGGCCGCCCCGATGTCCTTGCTCTACGAGATTGCCATCGTCGGTGCAGGGCGGCTGGAACGGCGCCGGGAGGATGCCGAGGAGGAGGAAATTGATTAA
- a CDS encoding YqaE/Pmp3 family membrane protein: MNPIVLIILAIFIPPLAVFLKEGAGKQFVINLVLSLLLFWIGGIIHALWLVTKK; this comes from the coding sequence ATGAATCCTATAGTACTCATCATCCTCGCCATCTTCATTCCGCCACTGGCGGTTTTCTTGAAGGAAGGAGCTGGCAAACAATTTGTCATCAACCTCGTTCTCTCGCTGCTCCTCTTCTGGATTGGCGGTATCATCCATGCCCTTTGGCTGGTGACGAAGAAGTAA
- a CDS encoding peptidase U32 family protein, producing MEVIQKNESPVVEVLAPAGCYASLQAAIDAGAHAVYFGLAQLNMRARSRRSFHLKDLGEIMERCRAGGIRGYLTLNTLLYDHDLKLCYKLLEAAKAHGVNAVIASDMACILRARELGLEVHLSTQLSVSNFKSFKFYSQYCDRIVLARELNLSMIKRLHEQIREAGLTGPGGRPMEIEAFAHGALCIAVSGRCGMSLYTDNASANRGACIQNCRKEYIVKDKDTGKELQIDNNFVMSPNDISTIEFLDKLVEAGVHTLKIEGRGRPPEYVKLVTRAYREAVEAIRGGTYGEDFVASVLDDLKKVYNRGLSDGYYLGREQGWSGVYGSKATRQKIQRGKVSHYYSKLGVAEVRPINPVSVGEEYVIIGETSGAVEGVIEMMQTDEGETQTAQAGEVFSIKVAQRVRENDAFYVLSPVETPGAGQS from the coding sequence ATGGAAGTGATTCAAAAGAATGAAAGTCCTGTTGTGGAAGTCCTTGCCCCTGCTGGTTGCTATGCCTCGCTGCAGGCGGCAATTGATGCGGGGGCGCATGCGGTCTACTTCGGCTTAGCCCAGTTGAATATGCGGGCACGCTCGCGCCGTTCCTTTCATTTAAAGGATCTGGGGGAGATCATGGAGCGTTGCCGTGCAGGAGGGATTCGCGGCTACCTGACCTTGAACACGCTTCTTTATGATCATGACCTGAAACTGTGTTACAAGTTGCTTGAGGCGGCCAAGGCCCACGGGGTAAACGCGGTCATTGCCTCGGACATGGCCTGTATCCTGAGGGCGCGTGAGCTCGGACTGGAAGTGCATCTTTCGACGCAGTTGTCGGTATCCAATTTTAAGTCCTTCAAGTTCTACTCCCAATATTGCGACCGCATCGTGCTGGCCCGGGAGCTGAACCTTTCCATGATCAAGCGCTTGCATGAGCAAATCCGTGAAGCTGGTTTGACCGGGCCAGGCGGCCGACCAATGGAAATTGAGGCGTTTGCCCACGGGGCTCTGTGCATCGCGGTTTCCGGGCGCTGCGGGATGTCGCTTTATACCGATAACGCATCCGCCAACCGGGGAGCCTGCATCCAGAACTGCCGCAAGGAATACATCGTCAAGGACAAGGACACCGGGAAGGAGCTGCAAATTGACAATAATTTTGTCATGTCGCCGAACGACATCTCGACAATCGAGTTCCTCGACAAGCTGGTTGAGGCAGGTGTCCATACCTTGAAAATTGAGGGGCGCGGTCGCCCGCCGGAATATGTCAAACTGGTTACGCGTGCCTATCGCGAGGCCGTGGAGGCCATCCGGGGTGGAACCTACGGGGAAGACTTTGTTGCCTCCGTTCTGGATGACTTGAAGAAAGTCTACAACCGGGGCTTGTCAGACGGGTATTATCTCGGGCGCGAACAAGGCTGGTCGGGCGTCTATGGCTCGAAGGCGACCCGGCAAAAAATTCAGCGGGGAAAGGTCAGCCATTACTACTCCAAGCTCGGGGTGGCGGAAGTGAGGCCCATCAATCCGGTTTCGGTGGGTGAGGAGTATGTGATAATCGGGGAGACCAGTGGTGCCGTCGAGGGTGTCATCGAGATGATGCAGACGGACGAGGGCGAAACGCAAACGGCCCAGGCCGGTGAAGTGTTTTCAATCAAGGTGGCCCAGCGGGTCCGGGAAAATGACGCCTTCTACGTACTCTCTCCCGTCGAAACACCTGGCGCCGGTCAATCATGA
- a CDS encoding class I tRNA ligase family protein: MKKFYITTAIDYANGAPHLGHAYEKVLTDVVARYQRLMGTEVHFLTGIDEHGQKVTQTAQEQGKTAEELTNEVAPLFVELCKRLNISNDDFIRTTEPRHKTVVQSILQDLFDRGEIYKGPYKGYYSVRQEQFVLEKERDEDGNWPELYGEVVEIEEENYFFKLGAYQDWLIQYLEENAFVVPAFRQKQVLGFLKEPINDLCISRPKSRLSWGIELPFDSEYVTYVWFDALINYISAIGYGTEAFSENWPADYHVIGKDILVPSHSVYWPAMLKAMGVEPPKALLVHGWWHVGGQKMSKSTGAKIDPLEFAETYGADALRYFLTREMSVGQDSDFTIELFLGRYSADLANTLGNLVSRLLNMAGRNFPGGLAPASVVEEPESTLHALWKETHEEVMQAYAQFQFHLALEKTFNFITALNRYAEIRAPWKLAKSDDEKDKALLATTLSTMAEGLRLGNVFLKPVMPDISDRISGLLGQEPVTLWEGQLEWSTRLVGQVLGEKAILFPRPSTDS, encoded by the coding sequence ATGAAGAAATTCTACATCACCACCGCAATTGATTATGCCAACGGTGCGCCGCACCTGGGCCACGCGTACGAGAAGGTCCTGACGGACGTTGTCGCCCGCTACCAGCGCTTGATGGGAACGGAGGTCCACTTTCTGACCGGGATTGACGAGCATGGCCAGAAAGTCACGCAGACGGCACAGGAGCAGGGTAAGACAGCGGAGGAACTGACGAATGAAGTGGCGCCCCTTTTTGTTGAGCTCTGCAAGCGCCTCAATATCTCCAATGACGATTTTATCCGGACCACGGAACCGCGCCACAAGACGGTGGTGCAATCGATTCTGCAGGACCTGTTTGATCGTGGAGAAATTTACAAGGGTCCCTACAAGGGATACTATTCCGTCCGGCAGGAACAGTTTGTCCTCGAAAAGGAGCGTGATGAGGACGGCAACTGGCCTGAACTGTATGGCGAAGTGGTGGAGATTGAGGAAGAGAACTACTTTTTCAAGCTGGGCGCCTACCAGGACTGGTTGATCCAGTACCTTGAGGAAAACGCCTTTGTCGTGCCGGCCTTCCGCCAGAAGCAGGTGCTTGGCTTCCTGAAGGAGCCGATCAACGACCTCTGTATTTCTCGTCCGAAAAGCCGCCTTTCATGGGGGATTGAGCTACCTTTTGATTCGGAATACGTGACCTACGTCTGGTTTGATGCCTTGATCAACTATATCTCGGCAATTGGCTACGGCACAGAGGCCTTTTCTGAAAACTGGCCCGCTGATTACCATGTCATCGGGAAGGACATCCTTGTTCCTTCACACTCAGTCTACTGGCCGGCCATGTTGAAAGCCATGGGAGTGGAGCCCCCCAAGGCCCTTCTGGTTCATGGCTGGTGGCATGTTGGCGGGCAGAAAATGTCCAAGAGTACCGGGGCAAAAATTGATCCACTCGAATTTGCCGAGACTTACGGGGCCGACGCCCTCCGCTACTTCCTGACCCGGGAAATGAGCGTTGGACAGGACAGCGACTTCACCATCGAGCTCTTTCTCGGGCGTTACAGTGCGGATTTGGCCAATACACTCGGAAATCTCGTCAGCCGCCTGCTGAACATGGCTGGGCGCAATTTCCCCGGTGGGCTTGCCCCGGCGAGCGTAGTCGAAGAGCCGGAATCCACCCTGCACGCCTTGTGGAAGGAGACACACGAGGAAGTAATGCAGGCGTATGCCCAGTTCCAATTCCACCTGGCATTGGAAAAAACATTCAATTTCATCACCGCGCTGAATCGCTATGCGGAGATTCGCGCCCCATGGAAACTGGCCAAGTCTGATGATGAAAAGGACAAGGCCCTCCTGGCGACAACTCTCAGCACAATGGCGGAGGGCTTGCGTCTCGGGAATGTCTTCCTGAAGCCGGTCATGCCGGACATCTCGGACCGGATCAGCGGCCTGCTTGGTCAGGAGCCGGTGACCCTTTGGGAAGGCCAGCTGGAATGGTCGACCCGCTTGGTTGGCCAAGTCCTTGGGGAAAAGGCGATTCTCTTTCCCCGGCCTTCCACGGATAGCTGA
- the sufT gene encoding putative Fe-S cluster assembly protein SufT — MDSQRTVSRDITATIVPYGDQVTIPSGTVVSITHRLGGNFTVTWEGGMAQIRGSEADAIGEELPEEPEATTDDAEAHARPPSDERVWEALKKVYDPEIPVNIVDLGLVYSMEIRQDPGTSLYFVEVNMTLTAPGCGMGPAIAQDAKYKVEQVPGVAEAKVDIVWDPPWHQDMISEEGKMELGLI, encoded by the coding sequence ATGGATTCACAACGTACCGTCAGTCGCGATATTACCGCTACAATTGTTCCTTACGGGGACCAGGTGACCATCCCTTCGGGGACGGTTGTCTCCATTACCCATCGGCTGGGTGGGAATTTCACCGTCACTTGGGAGGGTGGAATGGCACAGATCCGCGGAAGCGAAGCGGATGCTATCGGTGAGGAATTGCCGGAAGAGCCTGAAGCAACGACCGATGATGCGGAAGCCCACGCCCGTCCACCGAGTGACGAGCGCGTCTGGGAAGCGCTGAAAAAGGTCTATGACCCGGAAATTCCGGTGAATATTGTGGACCTCGGCCTGGTCTACTCAATGGAGATCCGCCAGGATCCCGGCACAAGCCTCTATTTTGTCGAAGTCAACATGACCTTGACGGCCCCCGGTTGTGGCATGGGTCCAGCCATTGCGCAGGACGCCAAATACAAGGTTGAGCAGGTCCCGGGTGTTGCCGAGGCAAAGGTGGATATCGTCTGGGATCCCCCGTGGCACCAGGATATGATTTCCGAAGAAGGCAAAATGGAATTGGGGCTGATTTAG
- a CDS encoding ferredoxin — protein sequence MKRIRIAHKKQECIGCALCAEVAPAYFKMDEEGEAQLVQIVHQDATFQYGTGFEEDRDILKQAADGCPVDIIRVDC from the coding sequence ATGAAGCGTATCCGGATCGCCCACAAAAAGCAGGAGTGTATCGGCTGCGCCCTGTGCGCGGAGGTAGCGCCAGCTTACTTCAAAATGGATGAGGAAGGCGAAGCCCAGCTCGTCCAGATTGTGCACCAGGACGCGACCTTTCAGTACGGGACTGGATTTGAGGAAGACCGGGATATCCTGAAACAGGCGGCGGACGGGTGTCCGGTGGACATTATCCGGGTTGATTGCTAA
- the ppdK gene encoding pyruvate, phosphate dikinase — protein sequence MPAKASKKKKTGAVKRKASSKAVKHVYAFGKKTDGNSKMKTLLGGKGANLAEMAAIGLPVPPGFTITTEVCTHFSQTKGKYPAGLDAQVKAAVKQVEKEQGKLFGSKTDPLLFSVRSGARESMPGMMDTILNLGLNDKTVVALAKKSGNERFAWDCYRRFIQMYGDVVMGVQPRNDTEHEPFDVVMDKLKKELKIENDADLSAKNLQELVKRYKALIKQRTKKSFPQDAYDQLWGAVSAVFGSWNNERAVIYRQKYNIPSEWGTAVNVQAMVFGNMGDDCATGVAFTRDPANGEKVFYGEYLINAQGEDVVAGVRTPKPIAQLADEMPHAHKELEVVRKKLEKHFRDMQDFEFTVESNTLYMLQTRNGKRTGLAAVRIAVEMNKERLMTEKVALSKIPAESIDSLLVPIFDPKAEAASKAIAAGLPAGPGAASGHIVFSASTAEREVKAGRKVILCRVETSPEDLKGMLASEGILTSRGGVSSHAALVARQLGKVCICGASTVKIDYEKKTLIAGKTLLKEGDFISINGTSGEIFAGAIDTTDSEVKRVLEGNLKPSKSYTYRLFSTVMGWADKYRKMKVRTNADTPEMAVSAIAFGAEGIGLCRTEHMFFEGDRIDYMRQMILAGDEKERRSALKKLLPFQRKDFSGLFKAMKGLPVTIRLLDPPLHEFLPHDDTTRHQLATKLGVSRETINERMKALHEENPMLGHRGCRLGVSYPEITEMQARAIFEAAASVMKLKKPIKVSPEIMIPLVGFQAELKDQVEIVHRVAKEVMAAKKVKIAYTVGTMIEIPRAAITADEIAEVAEFFSFGTNDLTQTTLGLSRDDMGGFFDDYRNKEIFNQNPFASLDQDGVGKLVEMAAEKGRSVKKNLKLGICGEHGGDPASIKFFNSVGLNYVSCSPPRVPVARLAAAQAAL from the coding sequence ATGCCAGCTAAAGCCAGCAAAAAGAAGAAGACGGGAGCCGTTAAACGTAAGGCTTCCTCCAAAGCGGTTAAACATGTCTACGCCTTCGGAAAGAAGACGGACGGCAATTCCAAGATGAAGACGCTCCTCGGAGGCAAGGGTGCCAACCTTGCGGAAATGGCGGCCATCGGGCTTCCTGTTCCTCCCGGATTCACCATCACGACGGAAGTGTGTACACATTTCTCGCAGACCAAGGGCAAGTATCCTGCAGGCCTGGATGCGCAGGTGAAGGCCGCTGTTAAGCAAGTCGAGAAGGAGCAGGGCAAGCTATTCGGCAGCAAGACCGATCCGCTGCTTTTCTCTGTCCGTTCGGGTGCCCGCGAATCAATGCCGGGTATGATGGACACCATTTTGAACCTTGGCCTCAACGACAAGACAGTTGTTGCCCTCGCCAAGAAGTCCGGCAACGAGCGTTTTGCATGGGACTGCTACCGCCGTTTCATCCAGATGTACGGTGACGTTGTCATGGGTGTCCAGCCCCGTAATGACACGGAACATGAGCCGTTTGACGTCGTCATGGACAAGCTCAAGAAGGAGCTGAAGATTGAAAACGATGCTGACCTGAGCGCGAAGAACCTTCAGGAACTGGTCAAGCGCTACAAGGCCCTGATCAAGCAGCGCACGAAGAAGAGTTTCCCGCAGGATGCCTACGACCAGCTTTGGGGAGCCGTCAGTGCCGTCTTTGGTTCATGGAACAACGAGCGCGCCGTCATCTACCGCCAGAAATACAACATTCCTTCGGAGTGGGGTACAGCGGTGAATGTGCAGGCGATGGTCTTTGGTAACATGGGTGACGATTGTGCCACGGGTGTGGCTTTCACACGTGACCCTGCCAATGGCGAAAAGGTCTTTTATGGTGAGTACCTCATCAACGCGCAGGGTGAAGACGTGGTGGCCGGTGTTCGTACACCAAAGCCAATTGCCCAGCTGGCGGATGAAATGCCTCACGCTCACAAGGAACTGGAAGTTGTCCGCAAGAAGCTGGAGAAGCACTTCCGTGACATGCAGGACTTTGAGTTCACGGTCGAAAGCAACACCCTCTACATGCTTCAGACCCGTAACGGTAAGCGTACCGGCCTCGCCGCTGTCCGCATCGCCGTTGAGATGAACAAGGAGCGCTTGATGACTGAGAAAGTCGCCTTGTCGAAGATTCCGGCTGAATCAATTGATTCACTTTTGGTGCCGATTTTCGATCCAAAGGCGGAAGCCGCTTCCAAGGCGATCGCCGCCGGTCTCCCGGCTGGTCCGGGTGCCGCCAGCGGTCACATTGTCTTCTCCGCCAGCACTGCTGAGCGCGAAGTGAAGGCTGGCCGCAAGGTCATCCTCTGCCGTGTCGAGACTTCCCCGGAAGACTTGAAGGGCATGTTGGCTTCGGAAGGTATCCTCACTTCACGTGGTGGAGTCAGCTCGCACGCGGCGCTCGTTGCCCGTCAGTTGGGTAAGGTCTGTATCTGTGGAGCATCCACGGTGAAGATCGACTACGAGAAGAAGACCCTGATTGCTGGAAAGACCCTCCTCAAGGAAGGGGATTTCATTTCCATCAACGGAACCAGTGGGGAAATCTTCGCTGGCGCAATTGACACGACGGACAGCGAGGTCAAGCGCGTCCTGGAAGGCAATTTGAAGCCCTCCAAGAGCTACACTTACAGGTTGTTCTCAACTGTCATGGGTTGGGCTGACAAGTACCGCAAGATGAAGGTCCGGACCAATGCCGACACGCCTGAAATGGCTGTTTCGGCGATTGCCTTCGGTGCCGAAGGGATTGGCCTCTGCCGTACGGAGCATATGTTCTTCGAAGGCGACCGCATCGATTACATGCGCCAGATGATTCTCGCAGGAGATGAGAAGGAACGGCGCTCTGCCCTGAAGAAGTTGCTTCCGTTCCAGCGCAAGGACTTCAGTGGCCTCTTCAAGGCCATGAAGGGTCTGCCAGTAACGATCCGCTTGCTGGATCCCCCGTTGCATGAGTTCCTGCCGCACGACGACACAACCCGTCATCAGTTGGCTACCAAGCTGGGCGTTTCCCGGGAAACAATCAATGAGCGCATGAAGGCCCTCCATGAGGAAAACCCGATGCTTGGTCATCGTGGCTGTCGTCTCGGAGTCTCCTACCCGGAGATCACCGAAATGCAGGCGCGCGCGATCTTTGAAGCGGCCGCTTCCGTCATGAAGCTGAAGAAGCCGATCAAGGTGAGCCCGGAAATCATGATTCCGCTCGTTGGTTTCCAGGCGGAACTCAAGGATCAGGTGGAGATTGTCCATCGCGTTGCCAAGGAAGTCATGGCTGCCAAGAAGGTGAAGATCGCCTACACGGTGGGTACCATGATTGAAATCCCGCGCGCGGCGATTACCGCTGACGAGATTGCCGAAGTCGCTGAGTTCTTCAGCTTCGGTACGAATGACCTGACCCAGACAACCCTCGGCCTCAGCCGAGACGACATGGGCGGTTTCTTCGACGACTACCGGAACAAGGAAATCTTCAACCAGAATCCGTTTGCCAGCCTCGATCAGGATGGTGTCGGCAAGCTTGTTGAGATGGCCGCTGAAAAGGGACGTTCGGTTAAGAAGAACCTGAAGCTTGGAATTTGTGGTGAGCACGGTGGTGATCCGGCTTCCATCAAGTTCTTCAATTCGGTTGGCCTGAACTACGTCAGTTGTTCACCTCCCCGTGTTCCGGTTGCCCGCCTTGCCGCCGCACAGGCTGCGCTCTAA